From the Rhizobium sp. SL42 genome, the window TGTCGGAGCCAGCCGATCAAGCAACCGCTGTCCGGCATCGGTCAGCGTCACGCTACGCGTCGTGCGATTGAGAAGCCGGACGCCCAGCCGGGCCTCAAGGCGCCGCATCGCTTCGCTCAGCGACGACGCCGACACGCCGCGCTGCTTGCCCGCCGATCGAAAGCTTCGCAGCCTCGCAATGGCCGCGAAGGCATCAAGTTCGGCCAGGGGCAGCTCACTCATTGTTCTGATATCCAAACAACCTGTACATTAACAAACGGATTATCGCACAAAGAGCATCGAGATAGAAGCATCCCAACACCAGCCGCGCCGCTGCGGCTGGCGAAGACGGGAGAATGACAATGCAGATGATGAAACTTGGCAAGACAGGCCCCGAAGCTTCGCGCTTTGGCTTGGGATGTATGGGCATGTCCGGCATGTACGGTCCATCGGATCGCACCGAGAGCCTGGCGACGATTGACGCGGCGCTTGAAGCCGGGGTGACGCTGCTCGACACCGGCGATTTCTACGGCATGGGCCACAACGAGATGCTGCTCGGCGAGGCGTTGAAAGGCGGCAAGCGCGACAGGGCGTTGCTCAGCGTGAAATTCGGCGCCCAGCGTGATCCGGGTGGCAACTGGATCGGCTTCGACGGCCGGCCATCAGCAGTGAAAAACGCCCTCTCCTACACGCTCCAGCGTCTTGGCACCGACTATATCGACATCTATCGGCCGGCGCGCCTCGATCCGAATGTGCCGATCGAAGAGACGATCGGTGCCGTGGCCGACATGATCAAGGCCGGTTATGTGCGCCACATCGGCCTGTCCGAAGTCGGCGCGGAGACCATCCGGCGCGCGGCAGCGATCCATCCGATCGCCGACCTGCAGATCGAATATTCACTTGTCTCGCGCACCCTGGAAGACAGGATTCTGCCGGTCTGCCGCGAACTGGGAATTGCCATCACCGCCTATGGCGTCCTGTCGCGCGGCCTGATTTCCGGCCATTGGCAACCATCGCAGGGCAATGTCGCCGGAGACTTTCGCTCCCACGGACCCCGTTTCCAGGGTGACAACGAAGCCCGCAATCTGGCGCTGGCCGAAGCCCTGGGCAAGGTCGCCGCAGTAAAGGGCATGACAACGGCCCAGGCCGCCATTGCCTGGGTCATGGCACAGGGCGACGACATCATGCCGCTGATCGGCGCACGCCGCCGCGACCGGCTTGCGGAAGCGCTCGGCACTGCGGCCTTCACGCTCACGACCGCGGACCTTGCCGAAATCGAAGCGGCTGTTCCGAAAGGCTCTGCCGCCGGAAGCCGCTATGCCGAAGCGCAAATGGCGCATCTCGACAGCGAGAAGTAACCATCGTGGAAAAACCTTGCGGCCGGAACCGGTAAAGACCGGAGCCGGCCGCGATCGGCACACCATTCCTTGGGGAATATCCGATGCCCTCTTCCGTTTCCCCGGAGGCTGCGTTTAATGTGCGGCGTGTTTCCTCCATCAAGAACGGCATCTCATGTTTGAATTGATCTGGCGCGGTGTCATCATCGGTGCGGGCGCAACGGCATTGATGGACATCTGGGCGATTGTCCTGTCGCGCGTATTTGGCCAACCAAAAGCCAATTGGGCGCCGGTCGGCCGCTGGTTCTGGCATCTGAAAAACGGCACGGTCTTCCATGACAGCATTGCCAATGCCGAACCCTACAAGCACGAACTGGCACTGGGCTGGATCAGCCACTACGCCGTCGGCATTCTCTACGGCATATTGCTGGCGGTGCTGGTGGGGCCGGACTGGTTTGCAGATCCGACCTTCCTGCCCGCCTGGATCCTTGGTATCGTGACGGTCGGCGCCGGCTGGTTTCTATTGCAGCCCGGCCTGGGTATAGGCTGGGCGGCCTCCAAGACACCGAACCCGGCGAAAGTTCGCAGCCTCAATCTGGTGGCGCACACAGTTTTTGCCATCGGCCTGTGGGGAACGGCCATTTTGGCCTTCTGATCCTGCACATCGCAGGGTCATCAACGTAAATCGGCGCTCAGGTCCCGAAGGAAACCTGAACGCCGATCGTCGCTGACAAAAACCTCAGATATTGCCTGAGAATGTATCGCAGGACCCGACGCTGCCGCTATCGTAGCCTCGCTTGAACCACTTCATCCGCTGAGCCGATGTGCCGTGATTAAAGGCATCGGGCACGACATAGCCCTGGCTGCGCTTCTGTAGCGTGTCGTCGCCGATCTGCTGGGCGGCGTTCAGGGCCTCCTCCAAGTCACCGGTCGACAGGATTCCTTCCTTGTCGGCGCTCTTCGCCCAGATCCCGGCATAACAATCCGCCTGCAACTCGACAAGCACCGACATCTGGTTGGCTTCGCGTTCGCCCATCGCCTGACGCTGACGGTTGAACTCCGGCAGAACG encodes:
- a CDS encoding aldo/keto reductase, with the translated sequence MQMMKLGKTGPEASRFGLGCMGMSGMYGPSDRTESLATIDAALEAGVTLLDTGDFYGMGHNEMLLGEALKGGKRDRALLSVKFGAQRDPGGNWIGFDGRPSAVKNALSYTLQRLGTDYIDIYRPARLDPNVPIEETIGAVADMIKAGYVRHIGLSEVGAETIRRAAAIHPIADLQIEYSLVSRTLEDRILPVCRELGIAITAYGVLSRGLISGHWQPSQGNVAGDFRSHGPRFQGDNEARNLALAEALGKVAAVKGMTTAQAAIAWVMAQGDDIMPLIGARRRDRLAEALGTAAFTLTTADLAEIEAAVPKGSAAGSRYAEAQMAHLDSEK
- a CDS encoding DUF2938 domain-containing protein — its product is MFELIWRGVIIGAGATALMDIWAIVLSRVFGQPKANWAPVGRWFWHLKNGTVFHDSIANAEPYKHELALGWISHYAVGILYGILLAVLVGPDWFADPTFLPAWILGIVTVGAGWFLLQPGLGIGWAASKTPNPAKVRSLNLVAHTVFAIGLWGTAILAF